One segment of Papaver somniferum cultivar HN1 unplaced genomic scaffold, ASM357369v1 unplaced-scaffold_81, whole genome shotgun sequence DNA contains the following:
- the LOC113345567 gene encoding glutathione S-transferase F13-like, producing MALKVHGLAKAMSVSCVMLCLAEKELDFEFVNVNCSKGEQKLPPFLSKNPFGKIPVFEDGPITLFESRAITRYIAQKYKDIGTDLFGHDKIEEAAVVGVWIEVESQHFNPPSFAIIYEMFVGPLFGLTVDQSVVNLNIEKLEKVLDVYEARLSNSKYLACDSFSLADLHHLPNIYYLMKITPCADLINSRAHVKAWWEDISARPSFVKVAQGLTLGE from the exons ATGGCTTTGAAGGTGCATGGACTTGCCAAAGCGATGTCAgtatcatgtgtgatgctttgtCTGGCAGAGAAAGAATTAGACTTTGAGTTTGTAAATGTTAACTGCTCCAAAGGGGAACAGAAATTGCCTCCGTTTCTGTCCAAAAAT CCATTTGGAAAGATTCCGGTATTTGAAGATGGTCCTATCACACTTTTCG AATCTCGAGCGATCACCCGATACATAGCTCAAAAATACAAGGATATTGGTACGGATTTGTTTGGACATGATAAGATTGAAGAAGCTGCAGTGGTTGGAGTATGGATAGAAGTTGAATCACAACATTTCAACCCTCCAAGTTTCGCAATCATCTATGAAATGTTCGTTGGGCCTCTTTTCGGACTCACGGTTGATCAGTCAGTTGTAAATCTGAATATAGAGAAGCTCGAAAAGGTGCTTGATGTTTACGAAGCTAGACTTAGCAACTCTAAGTACCTTGCATGTGATTCGTTCTCACTTGCAGATCTCCATCATCTTCCTAACATTTACTACTTGATGAAGATCACTCCTTGTGCGGATCTAATCAATTCTAGGGCTCATGTTAAGGCATGGTGGGAGGATATTTCAGCTAGACCCTCTTTTGTTAAGGTTGCTCAAGGACTTACTTTGGGTGAATGA